One Argentina anserina chromosome 6, drPotAnse1.1, whole genome shotgun sequence genomic window, CTTCATGGAGCTATTCTGTAGCTAGCAAGCATGCTCTCTAGGCCCCAGAGAAAACAATAatgaaaaagaataaaaaaatgtgTAGAGTTCTACTCTTCAACCTATTTGTCCTAACTGAATTACTTAAATCACAAAAACATTATAGAGCAGGTAATCATTTTCGATCCTCATTTCAATCTAACCATCCTCTACTTTTGTATGAATTAATCCTTTTAATTTCACCGTGCTATCGTCTTTGTTTGTGCATGTGACGGCTGTATGCGTAGGAACAGAAAAGAAGCACAAGACAAAGAAGGAAAAGATGCAAGCAAAAGTAAGAGAGCTTAGCAAACTGTCAGAAGAGATGGTGGTGCCAATTCTATCCAGGTTATCTCCCAAATCTCTGATGCGATTCAAGTGCGTACACAAGTCGTGGTATAATCTGATCGACAACCCTAGCTTCGTAGACAAGCACATCATGACCTCCGAGAGCAACAAACACTCCACATCCATCCTTTGCAAGCGTTTTATCCTCAGGGATGTCAGTACTGAAGAGAAGGAAATTGTGTACTCATTGATTACATTTTACAATgataattttgatgatgagcATATCACTGTCGAGGACATTGACATTCCGACTTCTATGGGTTTAACGACGCGAGGCCAATTTATTGGGAATGAGCTTCAAGCAGTTTTCCTTATTGATAAAGGACATTGTCAAGGGATTATATGTCTCTCTGATGCTTGGAATACTATTTTATGGAATCCAGCGATCAAAGAATTCAAGGTTCTTCCCCAGTCATGCATTCCGGATGCGAACATGAATTATGTTGGATTTGGATATGACCCCAAATCTAAAGATTACAAAGTTGTTAGTATTAGACAAGATGATCTAGCAAATGAAGATGCCCGTATCATTATTTATCCTCCTAGGGTAGAAATATATTCATTGAGAACAAATTCGTGGAGAGAAATCAGGACGGATAATCTAGAGAGAGAAGTTACAAACATTTGGCCggaatcttttcaattgtacTACAAGGGAGTTTGTTATTGGATGGGACGTGAACAACGAAAGGAATTTCTCTCCCTTTATGCTATAGTTGAATGTGAGGATGAATGGCTTCGTCATATGATCATTATTTTTGATACGAGTAATGAAGTATTTGATCACATATTACTTCCGTATAGCTTGTACGATCAGGAAGCGCAGTATTCCGACATGCACACTATTGTATGGAAGGAAACTATTGCTCTTTTTGGTTTGTATCGAATTGGTGGTCCAGATGCATATGGATTGTGGGTAATGGATAATTTGGGTAGCGTCAAGGTTTCTTGGACTAAACAGTTCACTGTAGAAGGTGTAGAAGGAATCAAGAAGGATTTGGAATTCTGGAAGAGTGATGAAATTCTTATGATCGGAACAGATGGGCGTATAGCCTCATACAACATTAGTACCAAGAAAGTcaattatctttctattgatAGTGTCTATCCAGAGAACACGGAAACTGTTATTTGTTTAAACAGTATAGTTTCCATTAATAGAAAGCAACAAAATTAAGAGTACGTACTagaatgcatgcatgcatcatGGATGCATGGATCGAACTAATTCTAGCTAGCTGTTGGATATTATACAAACCAGCTTCTTGTAATTAGTTTCCATTATTATTTCAAGTACTTATGTGAGTCTTGCGCGCTACCTTTTTAACAATTGAGTGATTGACTACCACTAGCAGTTTTACCACTTTTACGTGCAGTCCGTAATTAACTAATGATCAGTAAAATTATGTCAATTACAAAATAGAcgaaaattttgataaaaccATTCGAGCAAAATTACATATTATTAGATTCACATACTTTCCAAAGATTCCATCACCTTCTTGTGGTTTCAACTTGTTCTAGACGTACACTCGATATATGTACGTAGTGGTGTAGAACAATTGTAACTCTTTAGCCATCATAAAAGTTACATGAACTACGTACGTAcagttaattaataaaaagacTCAAAGAGATGGGTGGGTGCATCTTACTTTTATGAGTACTTTTTTTTAACACGTCCTAAGTACTCTATACACGTAGAGCTAGCTGTAAATACTTGATTAATACAATGACTAATTACTTATATTAGAAGATCCATATAGGATGAGTTTCTGAAGGTTTTCCATAAAAGGCGCTTAAGTTGGCGCACTTAACTTCCCTAATGCATGATGTAAAGATGTTCCAGCCTTCCAGGTATAGAAAATGACCTCATGGAGGTGTTTCATTCTTGTTCGATATCATCTACGTCATAGTTTCCGAATGCACCCCATTGAATTGCCATCAAAAGTCACCTCCCGATCGATGTGAGTTTGTCCTCCCAACAGTGCTCATTACATGCATGTTAATTGATGACTGCCTTTTAAGTTGTGAATAATTTTATTTGCttatacatataataattgtaTTGCCTCTAGTAATGGGATTTAGCCTTTGGTCTACGATTGTAGATCGAAccccaaaaagaaaaggatagCTAGCAGAAATGGAAGAGTATTGCAAGATAACAGAGGAGATAGTGATGCAAATCCTATCAAGAACGCCTCCTAGATCTCTAATGCGATTCAAGTGTATTCACAAGTCATGGTGTTCTATGATCAATGATCCGCAATTTGCAGCCAAACATCTTCACTTTTACAACAATCCATCTTCCTCCACTTCCTTCATCGTCAAGCGTCCTGTCATCCTCAGAAGCGAAACGAGCAATGAGAACGTTGTACTTTCATATCTCCGTCTACAAACCTATAGTGATGGTGACGATGAAGACCTTAATTTCGTAGTTGAAGATCTCAATTTTCCACCTTTTAAGGGTCTAAAGACTAGGGGCCAATATATTGAACTCCCTGGACATGATGACTCTGTGTATATCATTAGTCACTGTGATGGCATCATTCTTCTGAGTCTGTATATCGGGGACCTTTTCTTGTACAATCCAGCAATCAAAGAACTGAAGACTATTCCGGAATCATGTTGTCATGATTGTTTCTGGAGCATGGTGGGATTTGGATATGATCTGCAATGCAAAGATTACATAATTCTAGAAATTGCTTGTTATGGTGAAACAAACTATGATGCTCCTCAGCGTCTCGTTGTTGATCCTCCTAAAGCTGCAGTCTACACACTAGGCATTGATTCATGGAGAGGAATCAATACCGATCACTTACAAACTGAAGATACCTACTTTTGGCCTACCGCGTTCGATCTGTACTCTAAGGGTATGTTCTATTGGTTTGGTTATGAGGAAAAGAAGGAGTTTTTGGATGACATGGAAAGAAGTGAGGAGACAAACAAGCAAGTGATGATTTTGTATGATACAACAGATGGGCTATTTCACGTTAAAATGCTTCCGGAGAGTTTCAATGAGCCTGCATGCGGCGTTAATGATATTCATGTTGCATTGCTGAATAAGTCCATTGTTCTTTATGGTTTTAGCGTTTTCGAATCAGTTCATTCCATTCAAATATGGATGACGGATGACATAAGAGGTGGTGAGGAATCTTGGACAAAGTATTTGTCCGTAGAGCCGGTAGATGCTGTTCGGAGGTCATTGGCCTTTTGGAAAATGGACGAGGTTCTTATGATCACCAAAGATGGCCGCGTAGTCCTCTATAACCTCCTTACCGGAAAGCTCAGATATTTTCCCATTCATGGCCTGCACCTAGGAGATGATATTCAGGGCGTTGTTTGTGTGGATAGTATAGTTTCAGTCAAGGGAAAAGAATAATCAAGGGATTAGAACATACAATTATGTTTCACGTACTATATTTATCTGTAAACataattttatgttttttcaATGAAAAAAGACAGCAAAATCTGTATGAGCAGAAATGTTGAACTAAGATTCTTATTCCAGAACAGAAGAGTTGATTCTACTGCTacacagtccctatccagagtgaagcttcactctgaaattacagagtgaagttccaattttgacacattttttggtcaaatattttcaccataagcgattcaatatttatatatggtattcaagatcatctctaaaaagtttcatccaatttgacattggtttgagctttcaaaattgaaatttacacgaacggttcacgttgaacagttttacttcattcattgatttaatctaatttcaataccttaacgatgtccgaattagatgaaattttgtatagatgatattgaatagcatacctcaatattgaatcgcttatggtgaaaaaaattgaccgaaaagtgtgccaaaattggaacttcactttgtaattccagagtgaagcttcactctagatatGGACTGCTACATGTAACTTTAACTTATTAATTGGCCTCCTTAAGAAAAAACTTGCGTCAAAACTACCGAATATGAACGCAAAACATACGTTAAGTCGTACATATCTGCAAATTCACCAATTGATTTCGGAACCTCAAAGTACATAGCGAACTCACCAACTTTTccctaaaaacaaaaaattggtAATTGGTCATGTGATACACATATTACTGGATGTATATGATCTCAACTTTAAAATCGTTTTTATCTACCAAATAATAGATCGAAAGCGGAAGCAGGTGGACGTTATGAATTGCGCGCAAGTTTCTTGCATGTAGGGAAAGTAGAAGAAAAAGATGTGGCGAAGGATCCAAGTTGAGTATTGGGTTTGCGAGACATACCAGGGGATCGGACAATTCCATCCCGtcctttttttcttccatTGAGACCAAGAAAGAGTTCAATTTTCCATTAACATGAGAAATTTCTTAAATTATTATGTGCCAAATATTTGTCTAAAGCCATGAAAATAATTGAAGGAAAATCATTCGATCTTTTTCTTAAAATAAGTGGTGGTGTTCTTAGTTGGCCTCCAAAACGTGAATCGATCTCTCACCCATCTTCATGGTACCATCTCTATAATGCAATATCTTATTAGTGTCCTGTGCTCTAGCTTTATGATTTATACTATATCTAATgaaccaaaaacaaagaggGTAATTGATTATAGACCCCAAAATCAACACCCTTTTAAATCTAAACTCACCCTTAAAACTCTTTTATTTATGAtgaataagaaataaaaaagatttATTTGCTATAAGAAATCAAACTTATTCTTGatgaaaattacttttttgcCACTGATACAAATACATTTAGTATGTTTCTAAATTGCTTAATTGTAGCTTCAATTTAATATCTCATCATTTTATATTAATCAATTCACCTTGAAATCCCTTCATTTATGAAATTCCTGGTCACCTTCAAATCTCTTACCCCAAGTACTACCTTAGAGTATGTATTTTTGTTATTCTATGTTttcagtgtgtgtgtgtttcctAAATCTGAAGAACCTATGTAACCGATAAAAAGTAAAATCCTTATTGTTCAGTGGAGCACGTGATTTTACGAAATATGTATGTTGTAATATCCCGAATTTTTGGGTTTGATTTGTATAGATTCTTGTAAGTCATTTAACtttgaaattgaataaaatcgCATTTTATTTTCGTTTTTCTCGTCGATGTCAAACGAAACGAAACCGACTtcagaaatttaaattgaaaaacgttacgttttctttGACtcgagagtcgacttttattccgtcgctcgtctccgaaaacttccttcgcAACAGTTGTAGAGCTtgttgatacgagttcgtggacatgtcgggcaccttaatcggacatcgtatgtaaaagttatggttgacggaagttggtttccgaatTTGGAAAATGTATAAAAAGGGGGTTTTTGGGAAACTCTAGTTTCCAAAAAcggaaacacacacacacacacactctctctctctctctctctctctctctctctctctctctctctctctctctctctctctctctctctctctctctctctcccgacCCTCCCTCTCAAATTTCCTCCGTCAATTCCCCTCAGCTCCGACCACCAtggctctcaccgccggtcccAAGACCACCGCAAGCTTGACCACTCCAACCGCCGGAAGCCTCACCGACGAACGCCGTTTTCTGCAAAAATCTCACTGCCGATTCAATCTTCACCGCCGGTAAATTGAGCCATAGATCCTTGCAAATCGTCATTTGGGCTGGGTTTAGCACGAAATTGGAACTCAAATCGGAGGTTTTAACGTCGGAGGTGAGCTTGGAATTACCGAAGCTTTCCGGCCATTTTCCGGCGATTTGAATTACCTTACCTTTGTGATCTCCTTCTCATGTTCTTCATCTTTCATGTTGGATGTATGTGGTTTTGTTGAGTTTTGAGTGGAGGTGGTAGAGTCATGCGTGTCGCCGTCTGTGGTGGCGTGTGGGAGGAGTTGAGGGCGGTAGGGGCTACGTTATCCAAATAGGACGGCGTAGGAAGTGGAGTTGCAGGTTTTGGAGGCTGCGTGTGAGGTCATGTGCGCCAGTTTGGGCGGtgcgtgagccccacgcgcggctATTGTTGGTGGCgtgtgagcgccacgcgcggttgccggagggtggcgcgtgaaccccaCCTGCCGGCATGTGCGGCAGCGCGTGAacattatattttttaaaaataatttctgagcagtaaattataaaagtaatttgtgaGTAGTaacttgtaaaagtaatttctgaataGTAAATTGGTGAACAGTACTTACATGAACAACAATTACGTAAAAACCATAattttgctgaacagtaaacatTGTACTGTTTCGACatctgaggttttacgtaacgtttctaaccaGTTTATTATAcaattaggtgaccgacaaaACGAGTGAAGGAATTTCTTTCGGTGTCTTgggaattacgctcaggaaaataaggtgagtaaatctcattatAACGAGTTTATCCTTTGCGGTGACTcatgtttatgttttattaaagagatcgaactatgacatgtctttaatatagtgggttgtgtatgtgtataaaatggtaaatatgatacatatatatggttgttatattatatactgtcacatTCTTATTCCCAAATGAGTTATGTTGtgacaactatatttattttatttgagcaagagtcgcttgatTATAGTACCAAACATATGTGTAttattattgtacgtggttttaacattgagtcttattaaaaaaaatttttgtcttcggacgtgttggcagtaatcaAAACCAGGCCTTGGCTGGGtgtcagttacgattcagttagagctctagtatgtctgccagtgtactgcatgagaggtaacatatgggttgcctaggtctcatgagtacctatattttttgtgatattgggtaacagataggTTGCCCAGTATCTGACAACGTattgcatgagaggtaacatatAAGTATCTAGGtatcatgagtacccgtattttaaatgtaatttgggtaaacagatgggtttcccaatgtctcatgagtacacatattttcagatattattggacatccaGATGGGCCGCCCTGTGTcttatgagtacatttatatttaaatgtcaTATGTATACGATGTATGGTATAttgttgatttactcatacgagctgcaaagcttaccgggtttgtgtttacaatcccggtgcacctattcgatggtgtatgagatagttCTACAGGTGCGGATTAGCAGACTTGGAGGGTTTTCTCTAAAGATTGTCGAAGTTCTTTATTCtattgtggtgaggattgagaggattttacatttctatttgttataatacttgaattataaactggttttgtaataatcaaatcgattGAGTCGTACcttgaactcagtttcgatacactgtgactataagatgaattcaatatatttgagattgttttggagtttttcatggcttcgatttcgTGTTTTGTCACTCGAATTTTGGGGTTGTGacatatgtttttctttaagTCTGCTAAATATGTGAGAGAATTCATATGGTTACTTGTATATTGATTGTGATTTGTAGGTTTCTTAATTATGTTGAGTAAGTGGGTTTCACaatttggtttggatttgaaTATGTAGAGtaattcaagtcgactgagtcatgatgtggactcagtttcgatacactgttatgataagatgatttcaatatatttcagattgttttagagttttcatggcttcgaattcgaatttttatctttcgaaattcggggtcgtgacatatACATGTTAAACAGATGCAAATCATGTTACCTACTAAGTAGATTTTAATGCTCTATAGAATATAACTTCTTACCTCATCCTTAGATGGACAACAAAACCACATAATACACAACAAatgaaaaatgtaaaattcactcaatcctcaccacaaacagcagaaagaaatcttcgacCATCTTCAGCGACAGATATCTAATTAtgttaatccacacctgcagaactatcacctacaccatcgaataggtgcaccggggttgtaaacacaaacccggtaagatttgcagctcgtatgagtaaactaacaGTATAACACAGTTCATATTTGTTGTTTACATAGTACTATTCATTGTAACTGTTCATGAACACTGTTCAAAATACTGTTTATGCGGCGTCACtgttcaccaccacaacctaaatgacattcctaacaacttcatAGTTCACAACAAAGTCTAAATTAAAAGCTTAAAACCTCCAAATCCAGAATTTCtgaaaaatttcaaattcgtCGAGATGTACTCGTCGCTAGAGTGTTGTGTAGGTAAGAATAAATTGAAGAGTGGTTTAGTTTATGTTTTTCTCATGGTGGTTCTTCCCAGGTTGCTCGCGTGCACAAAGCGTCAACCGTCGTGGAAAACGCCGACTATCCCAACGAAAGGTGTTGGGTCCTTATTTGAGTGGTGCCTCATGTACTACCATGTTCTTGTTGAGGTAATGCTCTATTTAACTGTAACAGTATTAAGATTGAAAGTTTATACATGACTCTGATACTGCATGAATGTTAAACATTGACATACTCAATATTTGAGCTTCATATAATCCCCTCAAACTTCATATATGATTGTTAATTTCATGTAATTGTATCATTGAATTGGTAACTGTTATGGGAGTCAAATATAGGGGATCAAGCTTCTCGTAGCCTTATATTCCGATGTGTCAGCTCAGTAGGAACTGCACACAACACAAGTCAAAGTCAAAGGCCCAGCGGGGCGCCGGCTTTTGACATTTCGAAGCTTAAGTTAGTACCATGTACGAAATAAGTTCAAGAGTTAAGGACTTAGGAATACATTACCCCTTTTTAGGTGTTTAGGTAGCCTATTTATAGGTGCGTTGGGAAATATGCATAGTTCTTCCTTTGATGTGGGAATGTGTGCCAGTACATATCGTCCATCATTTAGGCAAGTCACCATGGGTGGCGTTAATGGCGGTACCTGAGCAAGCAGAGAGGCTACTGGATCGGCTTGCCTGCCTATTGGGTCTCTAGGTCTCCGGCCACTGGTCCGGCGGCCGGAGTAGGAGGAGATTAAGCCGGAGATCACCTAATTCAAGGGGTGGTGTTAACAATAACTGTTTAGaatttagtttattgtaatCGAAGGACTAAATGATAATATCTAATCTTTTCTTAATTTGTCTTGTAAAGCTTTCATCATTTAATTGACTTGTTGGAAATTCAGTTGGGAAATGAACttatgattttgtttattttgggGATATGATTATAGATATGCATCACTGATGGCCATAGAGAGTATATCAAAACTAGATGATGAGCAGTTCCGTCATTCACTGAAGCAAGGACGCCGACTCACAATGTACGTCAATGAAACCCAATTTTTATACCTCCTCGATGTATAACTTCCGGTGACAATCTTGCTCCGCCACTAAAATTTCCAGATTTGATTTCGGTAGGTAATCCTCACCTCCCTTCCATGTCTTCACTACTTCTATGTTGTATTAGATTGATTCCTAACTCGGCTCTTTGATTTTAGGTGAATTATAGTAAATGATTGAGGTATATTTGGATTTTGAGCTTTTGGATGTTTACAATTATTTAGCTATTAGTTTTAAattagtttggatttggacaGTTTCGGTGAAATGTGGAATTCATGGAGCTTAACTTCGCCCGAAATGACTTTTTTTGTTGGTAATGAATATATTCATTAAGGGAACAAGCCCCAGCCCGAAATGCGTTGATCGTTGAGATGTTCCAGCATTTCCTCAAGGAAATAAGGTATGAATTTCAAAAAGTAAAGCTGGGAGGCATTTCTCTGTGCTATTAAGTCTGTATATACAGTTAAACGTCTCACACTATTTGTTTCATTGGAGTACAAGTTTTGAGTAAATATGGTGTTGTAAGCTAATCGTTATTTATGTCCCTTTGAGTGCTTTATAGGATTATCACTCAGAGAGTGTTTTTTCATCGATGGAGCCAAGTATGACCCTTGTCATAGAAGAAAGTGATGATCCAATTAGAACTTCTTTCTCCCTTGTTAGCTAGTGTGAAAAACGATGATGAAGTAAGTTTCTGCTTTTATGCTTGATTGGTTACTGGTTTTATCTTATTCCTCTTCTCTTTTCAATTTACTGACTGGTTGCTTTCTTGACTTCCCTGGACGTTCTACCAATTTCTCGAAAGTTGGGTGAAAGAATTATCGAAAACTTTGCTAATAAACTGAAGACCCACTTGGAACAGGAAGTAGCCTTGGCATTACATTAGGTGATTTAGTGAGAAAGGGAGTTTACCTGGTAAATAGTGTTCCAGAAAATATTATGTTTTAGTAGTTCAAGTTTGTGGGTTAATTTAGCTGGTAACTAAGAGGCTCTTCCCATGTGCAGGTGGTGGTGCAGCACTTATATATGCCTCTACAGAGTTGGATGAATTACAGACTGCAAACTTTGATCAAAAGATTGGTGTGCAGATCATTCAGAATGCTCTTAAGGTTTGTTATATGACTATCCTTTAATCGTTCTAGGGTACTCTTATACGATGCTGAAAAgggtttgtttttctttatatCGTTCAATACCAGAACGGTGTTCCATATAGGTGTGGGTCTTTATATCGTAAACATTTTCAATAACTAGCTATTCAGCATtgttgtgtgtgtgagagatcAGGGTTGTTTTGATTTGAGTGATCCACAGTCTGACTTGTAGTATTGGACTGCAACAACTTGCGAATTTGAACTTGGGAAAGAGCACCTTGAATCGGGTTGGTTTGTTTTAACAGAATAATCGTACCTTGTGAGATAGGCTCACATGTGATGATTAATCTCTAGTTAATTAATTCAATCAATTACCTGCCTATATATTCATGACAGTTGATTGACTAGTCTTTTACTATTGTTTGTAATGTTATTGGAGCGGTTATCATCAACATTGGTCTATATCTTGTTCTCTATGGAAAGGAAAGGATCAATTGATCTCCTGCATGGCTCCATAACAGTGTTGCATGATCGATGAGGTAACACCACTAACACAAATATGCTCTATCTATGGTCTTGTTTCAATAGTTCTAAATGATACTCTACAAATGTAGATAGCTATAAGGGTACTTGAGTTTTGTAGAATGATATTGTAGAGACCCCATGTTCACATAGTTTTGCTGCATATTCTGTGTACAATTAGTAGCTAAGAAGTTTAAGCTTCTTCTTAGAGACAGCATCAACTTGGATTTTCTATCATTAGTTTTACttattcatcttttttttagcTAAttgcgtgtttctttcaaatgtGTTTCAAGAGAAAAGACAGTCAAGACAACGTATGAGACTCATCTTGCTGCTGCTTTGGGAATTCACTAGGCTCATGGTAAAGGATGAAATTATAGTTGTATGTAGATTAGGATCAACATGTATTAATTGCAAACTATATGTAATCTATATTTCTTGTGTaatattgtaataacccgattttttcgGGGTCAATTTGTAAGGATTCggtgtttaaaaaaaaacttgttaaagttattaaaTCGTGTATTTTTCGCTTCATGACTATGTTAAATCGAAACGGAACCGCCTTCGGAAATTTAAATCGgaaaaatgttacgtttccgcgacgcgagaatggacttttactccgtcgctcgttttcgaaaacttctttcacgaacgttgtagagctcgtcgatacgagttcgtggacatgtcacgcgttctaatcggacgtcgtacatGAACGTTATTAACAACGGaatttagtttccgattttggaagagggtataaaaatgaaattttgagaattggggtttccattttcggaaaccccttTCTCTCTCACCGCAgcctccctttctctcttctctctctctccctcataAAACAATGTCGGCGATCTCACCGACCGGACCTCCATGGTTCTCACCGCCTCGCTCAAAAGCTTCGCACGGTCCACCGTAGTGACCTTCGAGCTCGACACATCTCCGTGCGCTGCCGTGAAGCCTGCGTGACAACTCGAGCCTCTTGCGATTTCCGCCGCCGTTCGAACTCCGCTTCCGGCGATGCAGGCCCTCGGCGCTCATCCCCCTCCCCCACTCCTCGTTCCCAGTGTCACCAACAAAGCGACCGGAGCTCGAATCGCATCGCCCAATCGCCGCTGTCAATTTTGACTCCGCCAGCATCTCGAGTCCTCCGGCGACCTCTGGCTGTCCTAGGGCATCGTTTCGGTATGGTAATGCattgaatttaattatatgagtGATTTTGTGAAGTTTGGGGAAGAATTgtggagaatcggaggaggaggagaaatgaaggataccgccgccttaggcggcgcgtgagggggCATAAAGGGGGCAAGAGGCGGCCTTGGGCCGTGGAGGGGAAGAGGGGAAGGAAATGAGCGGTTTTCGGTggcggtgggcaagccacgcgcgGTGGTTCGAGCGgcgcggtcgccggaggtggcgcgtgaaccccacacgccgccacgtgcggctgcgcgtgaacagtaaattttcaaatagtaattttgtaaaaagtgatttataTACGgtgaatataaaaaataatttacatacagtaaatgtaaaattattttacgtacagtgaatgtaaaattattttacgtagagtaattgtaaaaataatttctgaagAGTAAATCggtatttaatatttactgagatagtATTTACGATGGAATAGTACCTGGCTGTACAAGAATACGTAAATAATATGTACTCATACaggaatac contains:
- the LOC126800821 gene encoding putative F-box protein At3g16210 — protein: MQAKVRELSKLSEEMVVPILSRLSPKSLMRFKCVHKSWYNLIDNPSFVDKHIMTSESNKHSTSILCKRFILRDVSTEEKEIVYSLITFYNDNFDDEHITVEDIDIPTSMGLTTRGQFIGNELQAVFLIDKGHCQGIICLSDAWNTILWNPAIKEFKVLPQSCIPDANMNYVGFGYDPKSKDYKVVSIRQDDLANEDARIIIYPPRVEIYSLRTNSWREIRTDNLEREVTNIWPESFQLYYKGVCYWMGREQRKEFLSLYAIVECEDEWLRHMIIIFDTSNEVFDHILLPYSLYDQEAQYSDMHTIVWKETIALFGLYRIGGPDAYGLWVMDNLGSVKVSWTKQFTVEGVEGIKKDLEFWKSDEILMIGTDGRIASYNISTKKVNYLSIDSVYPENTETVICLNSIVSINRKQQN